One genomic region from Heterodontus francisci isolate sHetFra1 chromosome 14, sHetFra1.hap1, whole genome shotgun sequence encodes:
- the spty2d1 gene encoding protein SPT2 homolog, whose product MDFRSILSKASENRGDVELKKRYSLSVKPLKKYPQVKGVPSTAVQAFLKRKEEEIKNKGLEERRRKAELIAKRVALKHDRKARAMATRTKDNFRGYDGTPVEQKSKKRTSDDEGKDQRMDDCNGEDYYYDRALAEDEMSEGEDSDEFGEHWDERPVKQQHTEPKVPVKQQHTEPKVPVKQQHTEPKVPVKQLKRQHREPEIPNKEPKKLYREPEIMTKDPEQSYRETKKPKVPKKPTSAPMNFSDLLKLAEKKQFEPVELKPIRKVEEKLYTAEELKEIEFLERKRQKQNGKRKHEKEVTFSHPTSSSKKESSTKDSKSTKSVRASGEKLALSSESSSTTSVHGISKKPKTSYSEKPPSSVSYKAPAQEKSRSSIGGGHSVSKNSSSNGGKTVLNSSVKSGNRAQIPSKGLKPGSNGTHSALSSKNSQKRTDQSTSSGKNSSTRHERAGGSNPLHSKNASSSAPERSKSSSGLNQTRPSSSGQPRSSNLGQQKSGGVINSGTSRPSSAGGVGPTRPKDMSNLGPSRHSNTSSSGSVQSKNMSASGSVRSGVSGSVRPGNSSAPIPGRHGSIPSTGAGRPGSGVVQKPKCTVVAETISSKNFPSRPSNGQMSHMRSAPPGNRPMARPLAPARPPVPISYQRRLYDDEDYDSEMDDFIDDAGESQDEISKHIKAIFGYDRNKYKDESDYALRYMESSWKEQQKEEAKSLQLGILEDAEEMRKEEEELKRKRMNAKKQL is encoded by the exons AAGCGTTATAGCTTATCAGTGAAACCACTGAAAAAGTATCCGCAAGTGAAAGGGGTTCCGTCTACTGCGGTGCAAGCATTCCTCAAACGCAAAGAAGAGGAGATAAAAAATAAAG GTTTAGAAGAAAGGCGGAGGAAGGCGGAGCTGATTGCAAAACGAGTTGCACTAAAACATGATCGTAAAGCCAGAGCGATGGCTACCCGGACAAAGGACAATTTCAGAGGCTATGATGGTACTCCTGTGGAACAGAAAAGCAAAAAGCGAACTTCTGATGATGAGGGAAAGGACCAACGAATGGATGACTGCAATGGTGAAGATTATTACTATGATAGAGCACTGGCTGAGGATGAAATGTCTGAAGGAGAAGATTCTGATGAGTTTGGAGAACATTGGGATGAAAGACCAGTTAAACAGCAACACACAGAGCCTAAGGTACCAGTTAAACAGCAACACACAGAGCCTAAGGTACCAGTTAAACAGCAACACACAGAGCCTAAGGTACCAGTTAAACAGCTTAAACGTCAACACAGAGAGCCTGAGATACCAAATAAGGAGCCTAAGAAACTGTATAGAGAACCAGAGATAATGACTAAAGATCCTGAGCAATCCTATAGAGAAACTAAAAAGCCTAAAGTTCCAAAGAAACCAACATCAGCACCAATGAACTTCTCAGATCTCCTGAAATTGGCTGAAAAGAAGCAGTTTGAGCCAGTGGAACTTAAGCCAATAAGAAAAGTTGAGGAGAAGCTATACACtgcagaggaactgaaagaaattgaaTTTTTAGAACGCAAACGACAAAAACAGAATGGCAAAAGGAAACATGAGAAAGAGGTCACATTTTCACATCCAACTAGCTCATCCAAGAAAGAATCTTCAACTAAGGATAGTAAAAGCACAAAATCAGTGCGAGCCTCGGGTGAGAAACTTGCTTTATCCAGTGAGAGTAGCTCAACAACATCTGTTCATGGTATTAGCAAGAAGCCAAAAACTTCATATAGTGAAAAACCTCCATCTTCAGTGTCTTACAAAGCACCTGCACAAGAAAAGTCCAGATCTTCCATAGGAGGTGGGCATTCTGTCTCTAAAAACTCCAGTAGCAACGGTGGGAAAACTGTACTGAACAGCTCTGTAAAATCTGGAAATCGCGCCCAGATACCAAGCAAAGGACTGAAACCTGGATCAAATGGAACCCATTCTGCATTGTCGTCAAAAAACAGCCAGAAAAGAACAGATCAGTCTACTTCATCTGGGAAAAATTCCTCCACTAGACATGAAAGGGCAGGTGGTTCAAATCCATTGCACTCCAAAAATGCAAGCAGTTCAGCTCCTGAACGATCCAAAAGTTCCAGTGGCTTAAACCAAACACGTCCAAGCAGCTCAGGCCAACCACGATCAAGCAACTTGGGTCAACAGAAATCCGGTGGTGTGATCAATTCTGGAACTTCACGTCCCAGCAGTGCAGGAGGTGTAGGTCCCACGCGACCAAAAGATATGAGTAATTTAGGTCCTTCGAGGCATAGTAATACAAGTAGCTCTGGATCTGTGCAGTCAAAAAACATGAGCGCTTCTGGATCGGTACGGTCAGGTGTCTCTGGCTCGGTACGGCCTGGAAATTCCTCTGCACCTATTCCTGGGCGACATGGAAGCATACCAAGCACTGGAGCTGGGCGACCTGGAAGTGGAGTTGTGCAGAAACCCAAATGTACTGTAGTAGCAGAAACAATATCTTCAAAGAACTTCCCATCAAGGCCCAGCAATGGACAGATGAGCCATATGAGATCAGCGCCACCAGGGAACAGACCAATGGCACGGCCCTTAG ctcctgcaaggccacctgtacCTATATCCTATCAACGGAGGCTATATGATGATGAAGATTATGATTCGGAAATGGATGATTTCATTGACGATGCTGGAGAATCACAAGATGAAATCTCAAAACATATCAAGGCAATCTTTGGATATGACCGCAACAA GTACAAGGATGAAAGTGACTATGCTCTGCGATACATGGAAAGTAGCtggaaagaacagcagaaggaagaAGCCAAAAG CTTGCAGTTGGGTATATTGGAGGACGCAGAAGAGATGAGAAAAGAGGAGGAAGAACTAAAAAGGAAGAGGATGAACGCTAAGAAGCAGCTTTAG